In Topomyia yanbarensis strain Yona2022 chromosome 2, ASM3024719v1, whole genome shotgun sequence, one DNA window encodes the following:
- the LOC131681208 gene encoding uncharacterized protein LOC131681208 has protein sequence MNNGDQIDEQTLIMRATKDAMGNEQSLPYNPFLIHLSLKNAIGREPNEVVKASKEARGTQYILKTSSRVYGQLIEMTQLINGTNVEITQHPTLNKTAGVIYDLDTKNLSTDLILEGLKAQGVIEVGRITKKVSGIPTNTPLLVVYFEGSYLPDHVYLGMLRVNVRRYYSSPMQCYRCGRFGHGSNNCKEKEICLNCGTEHETTMENPCKKTSYCINCKGEHSARDRTCSVYEAEKHLVKVKTDNNITFPEVRALLKQDRTGNETVSKVNSRMNTHVDDKDRIIQLLRQEVESLKKATNSQPASDDKDTTIKKNLRNS, from the coding sequence ATGAATAATGGGGATCAAATCGATGAGCAAACACTGATAATGCGAGCAACCAAGGACGCCATGGGGAATGAGCAGTCCCTACCTTATAACCCATTCCTTATTCACCTGTCGCTAAAAAACGCCATCGGaagggaaccgaatgaagttgTTAAGGCGAGTAAAGAGGCCAGGGGTACACAGTACATCCTCAAAACCTCCTCTCGCGTATACGGCCAGCTCATAGAGATGACACAATTAATTAATGGGACCAACGTAGAAATAACTCAACATCCAACACTGAACAAAACGGCGGGCGTAATATATGATCTGGATACTAAAAATCTATCCACCGACCTGATCCTGGAAGGACTCAAAGCGCAAGGGGTTATTGAAGTGGGCAGAATCACCAAAAAAGTAAGTGGTATTCCGACCAACACTCCGCTACTGGTCGTCTACTTTGAGGGTTCGTACCTTCCGGATCACGTGTACTTAGGAATGCTGAGGGTAAACGTCAGAAGATACTACTCAAGTCCCATGCAGTGCTACAGGTGTGGCCGTTTCGGACACGGCAGCAACAACTGTAAGGAAAAAGAAATCTGCCTAAACTGCGGAACGGAGCATGAGACAACAATGGAGAATCCATGTAAAAAAACGAGCTACTGTATTAACTGCAAAGGGGAACATTCGGCACGAGATCGCACGTGTTCAGTTTATGAAGCAGAAAAACACCTCGTCAAGGTCAAAACTGACAATAACATAACCTTCCCCGAGGTCAGAGCTTTGCTGAAACAAGACAGAACAGGCAACGAAACAGTAAGTAAGGTAAACTCCCGGATGAACACTCACGTCGATGATAAAGATCGCATTATCCAACTGCTCAGGCAGGAAGTGGAATCTTTGAAGAAGGCCACCAATAGCCAACCCGCAAGCGATGATAAAGACaccacaataaaaaaaaacttaaggAACAGCTAA
- the LOC131681210 gene encoding uncharacterized protein LOC131681210 — MKPTTNNKTKSLPTSTPTGEVPGPPDEPPAAVGVGPSVTTQATNNKNKSADHPADSSDPQASGPHRSPTDRHKSTNQPADTTNEKCISPLGGTSGRQTDRPPPCELPPRNPTNNEKEKAHSPVPALIAEVPELAEEYSAAADTGDLDNPQATTQGKRLRNHNSYSRSPSPIAGCSWYTITSHQKATTKFEQINTIPYTDRITAKENVREKASSPALALTADVPEITDEPTAAAGAGGPASPRVSQNIPYHHRPQTYCSDPFSANQSSSSYSASECDPSDPPQLSDNSYTMAIQWNINGLRNNLGDLQYFIATTNPVCIALQETHVTSQTDYSSWFSHAYQWETASGVNTHQTIGLGIRNDVPATNCPLNTELIATARTIRYPIECTIVNIYIPADTTNVGTKLNQIIQQISTPYIILGDFNAHHTSWGSARNSQRGNDIMKAIEEQHAIVLNDGNSTFIRGSYSAALDLSIISSTIAGMIDDSSTKMDDGPGQLGKLPNIGRRPPRPPTAIHSRRNRENNLPSSSEKHAANQRQTNS; from the exons AtgaaaccaacaaccaacaacaaAACAAAAAGCCTACCCACATCGACCCCGACCGGAGAAGTACCGGGTCCCCCCGACGAGCCCCCGGCGGCTGTTGGTGTGGGACCATCGGTAACCACCCAGGCAACAAACAACAAGAACAAATCGGCGGACCACCCGGCGGACTCCAGCGACCCACAAGCTAGCGGGCCTCATCGCAGCCCAACCGACCGCCATAAATCGACCAACCAACCTGCGGACACAACAAACGAAAAGTG CATATCTCCACTCGGAGGAACTAGCGGACGACAAACGGATCGCCCCCCACCATGCGAACTTCCACCACGAAACCCCACAAACAACGAAAAGGAAAAAGCCCACTCCCCCGTACCGGCCTTGATTGCGGAAGTACCGGAGCTTGCTGAAGAATATTCGGCGGCCGCCGATACAGGGGACCTGGATAACCCCCAGGCAACAACCCAAGGAAAAAGGCTGAGAAACCACAACAGTTATTCACGCTCGCCCAGCCCAATAGCCGGCTGTTCGTGGTATACTATAACATCCCACCAGAAAGCAACGACAAAGTTCGAACAGATCAACACCATCCCATACACCGACAGAATCACTGCAAAGGAGAACGTTAGGGAAAAAGCCTCCTCCCCTGCACTGGCCCTGACCGCTGATGTTCCAGAGATCACCGATGAGCCCACGGCGGCTGCTGGTGCAGGGGGCCCGGCTTCCCCCCGGGTAAGTCAAAACATTCCCTATCACCATCGTCCACAGACATACTGCTCCGACCCTTTTTCAGCAAATCAATCGAGCAGCTCCTACAGTGCGTCTGAGTGTGACCCATCGGACCCTCCCCAGCTATCAGACAACTCATACACAATGGCAATCCAGTGGAATATAAACGGCCTCAGGAATAACCTGGGAGATCTCCAGTACTTCATAGCAACAACCAACCCCGTATGCATAGCCTTGCAAGAGACCCACGTAACCTCTCAGACGGACTACTCATCATGGTTTAGCCACGCATACCAGTGGGAAACAGCCAGCGGAGTAAACACACACCAAACCATCGGTCTCGGAATTAGAAATGATGTACCTGCTACCAACTGCCCATTAAACACCGAGCTTATAGCAACCGCCAGGACCATACGCTACCCCATCGAGTGCACCATCGTCAACATCTACATTCCAGCGGATACAACCAACGTAGGAACAAAGCTAAACCAAATTATCCAGCAAATCAGTACACCCTACATTATCCTCGGTGACTTCAATGCTCACCATACCTCCTGGGGCTCTGCCAGAAACAGCCAACGGGGAAACGACATAATGAAGGCAATAGAGGAACAACACGCAATAGTGCTAAACGACGGCAACAGCACTTTCATCAGGGGCAGCTATTCTGCTGCACTCGACCTCTCAATTATATCGAGCACCATAGCCGGGatgatcg ACGACTCGTCGACGAAGATGGATGACGGACCAGGCCAACTGGGAAAACTTCCAAACATCGGTCGAAGACCTCCTAGACCCCCAACTGCAATACACAGTAGACGAAATCGAGAAAATAATCTCCCGAGCAGCAGCGAAAAGCATGCCGCAAACCAGCGGCAAACCAACTCGTAG